Proteins encoded by one window of Channa argus isolate prfri chromosome 1, Channa argus male v1.0, whole genome shotgun sequence:
- the ddx43 gene encoding probable ATP-dependent RNA helicase DDX43 isoform X2 produces the protein MSDWEDEYNGEGVAVQKPATISALTKWKLPCEDGQNVFFGVNNGTRLRRSNEIRAGHKCEGYDSRSRRGGGREFSWRTDRETPPGRSFNYEKPGSSPPVAFTVENSSVGKIIGRGGAKIRELEESTGARIKINKGGYGGEVVIFGSLVAQQKAKEMIEELMADGNFRFRNAPGRGTDYGGARNPSVWSAAELQAAHVAPASVSIDWNMIRENKHKYEELKWKDLPPMAKKFYSEAESVSMLTAEEVSEWRKENNNIFVDDLKAEGKKRPIPNPCRTFLEAFELYPEIMENIVRVGFLKPTPIQSQAWPVLLSGEDLIAIAQTGTGKTLAYLLPGFIHMDGQPVPRAEWGGPGMLVLTPTRELALQIETECNKYRYKDYKSVCIYGGGDRRAQINLVKGGVDIVIATPGRLNDLQMNELINLRSITYLVLDEADRMLDMGFEPQIMKILLDIRPDRQTVMTSATWPTGVRRLAKSYLKNPMMVYVGTLDLAAVNTVLQTVLIIHEEEKKSYVFDFIRNMLPEDKVIIFVGKKLVADDLSSDMCLQGLAVQSLHGDREQRDREEALKDFKESRVRILVATDLASRGLDVHDVTHVFNYDFPRNIEEYVHRVGRTGRAGRSGAAVTLVTRENWRMAPELISILERAGQEVPEELVLMAERYEKHKREKMCNPRGEGGGRRGYRDGGQHWGF, from the exons atgtctgactGGGAAGACGAGTACAACGGCGAGGGTGTTGCTGTCCAGAAGCCTGCGACTATCTCAGCTCTGACTAAGTGGAAATTGCCATGTGAAGACggtcaaaatgtattttttggtgTCAATAATGGAACCAGGTTAAGGCGGTCAAACGAGATTAGAGCTGGCCATAAGTGTGAGGGCTACGACAGCAGAAGTCGCCGAGGCGGAGGCCGTGAGTTTTCCTGGAGAACAGATCGCGAAACACCGCCAGGAAGGTCTTTTAACTATGAAAAACCGGGGTCTTCTCCACCTGTGGCTTTCACCGTGGAAAATTCTTCAGTTGGAAAGATAATAG GTCGCGGAGGAGCCAAAATTCGTGAACTTGAAGAAAGCACCGGTGCAAGAATCAAG ATAAACAAGGGGGGCTATGGAGGTGAGGTGGTCATCTTTGGGTCCTTGGTTGCCCAGCAGAAGGCCAAAGAGATGATTGAAGAACTGATGGCAGATGGCAATTTTCGATTTCGCAATG ctcctggcagaggaactgactatgGAGGAGCAAGAAACCCTTCTGTCTGGTCTGCTGCAGAATTACAGGCTGCACATGTCGCCCCAGCCAGTGTATCCATAGACTGGAACATGATCCGGGAGAACAAGCATAAGTATGAGGAGCTCAAGTGGAAGG ACCTTCCACCCATGGCAAAGAAGTTTTACAGTGAGGCAGAGAGTGTATCTATGCTCACAGCAGAGGAAGTCAGTGAGTGGAG AAAGGAGAATAACAATATTTTTGTGGATGACCTAAAGGCAGAAGGGAAGAAGCGGCCCATCCCCAATCCCTGTCGCACTTTTCTGGAGGCCTTTGAACTGTATCCAGAGATTATGGAAAATATTGTCAGAGTTGGCTTTCTCAAACCAACTCCCATTCAG TCCCAGGCATGGCCAGTGTTGCTAAGCGGAGAAGACCTGATAGCCATTGCACAGACGGGAACTGGGAAAACCCTGGCCTATCTGCTCCCTGGGTTCATTCACATGGATGGACAGCCTGT GCCTAGAGCTGAGTGGGGTGGTCCAGGCATGTTGGTGCTGACTCCCACCAGAGAACTTGCTCTGCAGATTGAAACTGAGTGCAACAAATACCGTTATAAAGACTACAAAAG CGTCTGCATCTATGGTGGTGGGGATAGAAGAGCCCAGATCAACTTGGTAAAGGGTGGGGTGGACATAGTAATTGCCACACCAGGCCGACTAAACGATCTACAGATGAACGAGCTCATCAATCTTCGTTCCATCACttacttg GTGCTGGATGAGGCCGACCGTATGCTTGATATGGGCTTTGAACCCCAGATTATGAAGATTCTCTTGGATATTCGCCCTGATCGGCAGACTGTCATGACCAG TGCTACCTGGCCCACTGGTGTGAGACGATTGGCCAAATCCTACCTCAAGAACCCTATGATGGTTTATGTTGGTACCCTGGACTTGGCG GCTGTTAACACAGTTCTTCAAACAGTGCTGATTATCCAcgaagaagagaaaaagtccTACGTGTTTGACTTCATTAGAAACATGCTACCTGAGGACAAAGTCATAATTTTTGTTGGCAAGAAGCTTGT GGCCGATGACCTGTCCAGTGACATGTGTCTGCAGGGTCTGGCTGTGCAAAGTCTCCATGGTGACCGTGAACAGCGTGACCGCGAAGAAGCCCTCAAGGACTTTAAAGAGA GTCGAGTTCGTATCCTCGTTGCCACAGACCTGGCATCTCGAGGGCTGGATGTCCATGATGTAACACATGTCTTTAACTATGACTTCCCACGTAACATAGAGGAGTACGTCCATCGTGTAGGTCGCACTGGTCGAGCAGG ACGTTCAGGTGCTGCTGTTACCCTAGTAACAAGAGAAAACTGGAGAATGGCCCCTGAACTGATTTCCATCCTGGAGCGAGCGGGACAG GAGGTTCCCGAGGAGCTGGTGCTTATGGCAGAGAGATACGAGAAGCACAAGAGAGAAAAGATGTGCAATCCAAGGGGAgaaggaggggggaggagaggaTACAGGGATGGAGGCCAACACTGGGGATTCTAA
- the ddx43 gene encoding probable ATP-dependent RNA helicase DDX43 isoform X1 has translation MSDWEDEYNGEGVAVQKPATISALTKWKLPCEDGQNVFFGVNNGTRLRRSNEIRAGHKCEGYDSRSRRGGGREFSWRTDRETPPGRSFNYEKPGSSPPVAFTVENSSVGKIIAPGRGTDYGGARNPSVWSAAELQAAHVAPASVSIDWNMIRENKHKYEELKWKDLPPMAKKFYSEAESVSMLTAEEVSEWRKENNNIFVDDLKAEGKKRPIPNPCRTFLEAFELYPEIMENIVRVGFLKPTPIQSQAWPVLLSGEDLIAIAQTGTGKTLAYLLPGFIHMDGQPVPRAEWGGPGMLVLTPTRELALQIETECNKYRYKDYKSVCIYGGGDRRAQINLVKGGVDIVIATPGRLNDLQMNELINLRSITYLVLDEADRMLDMGFEPQIMKILLDIRPDRQTVMTSATWPTGVRRLAKSYLKNPMMVYVGTLDLAAVNTVLQTVLIIHEEEKKSYVFDFIRNMLPEDKVIIFVGKKLVADDLSSDMCLQGLAVQSLHGDREQRDREEALKDFKESRVRILVATDLASRGLDVHDVTHVFNYDFPRNIEEYVHRVGRTGRAGRSGAAVTLVTRENWRMAPELISILERAGQEVPEELVLMAERYEKHKREKMCNPRGEGGGRRGYRDGGQHWGF, from the exons atgtctgactGGGAAGACGAGTACAACGGCGAGGGTGTTGCTGTCCAGAAGCCTGCGACTATCTCAGCTCTGACTAAGTGGAAATTGCCATGTGAAGACggtcaaaatgtattttttggtgTCAATAATGGAACCAGGTTAAGGCGGTCAAACGAGATTAGAGCTGGCCATAAGTGTGAGGGCTACGACAGCAGAAGTCGCCGAGGCGGAGGCCGTGAGTTTTCCTGGAGAACAGATCGCGAAACACCGCCAGGAAGGTCTTTTAACTATGAAAAACCGGGGTCTTCTCCACCTGTGGCTTTCACCGTGGAAAATTCTTCAGTTGGAAAGATAATAG ctcctggcagaggaactgactatgGAGGAGCAAGAAACCCTTCTGTCTGGTCTGCTGCAGAATTACAGGCTGCACATGTCGCCCCAGCCAGTGTATCCATAGACTGGAACATGATCCGGGAGAACAAGCATAAGTATGAGGAGCTCAAGTGGAAGG ACCTTCCACCCATGGCAAAGAAGTTTTACAGTGAGGCAGAGAGTGTATCTATGCTCACAGCAGAGGAAGTCAGTGAGTGGAG AAAGGAGAATAACAATATTTTTGTGGATGACCTAAAGGCAGAAGGGAAGAAGCGGCCCATCCCCAATCCCTGTCGCACTTTTCTGGAGGCCTTTGAACTGTATCCAGAGATTATGGAAAATATTGTCAGAGTTGGCTTTCTCAAACCAACTCCCATTCAG TCCCAGGCATGGCCAGTGTTGCTAAGCGGAGAAGACCTGATAGCCATTGCACAGACGGGAACTGGGAAAACCCTGGCCTATCTGCTCCCTGGGTTCATTCACATGGATGGACAGCCTGT GCCTAGAGCTGAGTGGGGTGGTCCAGGCATGTTGGTGCTGACTCCCACCAGAGAACTTGCTCTGCAGATTGAAACTGAGTGCAACAAATACCGTTATAAAGACTACAAAAG CGTCTGCATCTATGGTGGTGGGGATAGAAGAGCCCAGATCAACTTGGTAAAGGGTGGGGTGGACATAGTAATTGCCACACCAGGCCGACTAAACGATCTACAGATGAACGAGCTCATCAATCTTCGTTCCATCACttacttg GTGCTGGATGAGGCCGACCGTATGCTTGATATGGGCTTTGAACCCCAGATTATGAAGATTCTCTTGGATATTCGCCCTGATCGGCAGACTGTCATGACCAG TGCTACCTGGCCCACTGGTGTGAGACGATTGGCCAAATCCTACCTCAAGAACCCTATGATGGTTTATGTTGGTACCCTGGACTTGGCG GCTGTTAACACAGTTCTTCAAACAGTGCTGATTATCCAcgaagaagagaaaaagtccTACGTGTTTGACTTCATTAGAAACATGCTACCTGAGGACAAAGTCATAATTTTTGTTGGCAAGAAGCTTGT GGCCGATGACCTGTCCAGTGACATGTGTCTGCAGGGTCTGGCTGTGCAAAGTCTCCATGGTGACCGTGAACAGCGTGACCGCGAAGAAGCCCTCAAGGACTTTAAAGAGA GTCGAGTTCGTATCCTCGTTGCCACAGACCTGGCATCTCGAGGGCTGGATGTCCATGATGTAACACATGTCTTTAACTATGACTTCCCACGTAACATAGAGGAGTACGTCCATCGTGTAGGTCGCACTGGTCGAGCAGG ACGTTCAGGTGCTGCTGTTACCCTAGTAACAAGAGAAAACTGGAGAATGGCCCCTGAACTGATTTCCATCCTGGAGCGAGCGGGACAG GAGGTTCCCGAGGAGCTGGTGCTTATGGCAGAGAGATACGAGAAGCACAAGAGAGAAAAGATGTGCAATCCAAGGGGAgaaggaggggggaggagaggaTACAGGGATGGAGGCCAACACTGGGGATTCTAA